The following DNA comes from Emys orbicularis isolate rEmyOrb1 chromosome 13, rEmyOrb1.hap1, whole genome shotgun sequence.
ACTCCTTTTCCTTTGCAGAGCACTGGCAAATCCTACAGCAGAAGCTCTGCAGACAACAGGCTGAGCCCCTCACTTGGAGGGAGTGTGCAAGCCTTTCTTCTGGCACATCTCTTCCTGGCTGGCTTGCAGAGGAAAAGTGAACACAGATCTTCCCCAAGCCTGAAGCTCAAAGGTCCATTTATGGCCTGGGTGATCACACCAGTCCAGTCAAAGGCCCCAAATGACAACACCTCAGGGCACTGCAGCTAACCCAGGTTTCTCCTCCCACATAGGCTTTGGGATGCAGCAAGACTGCAgaagcaggaaggaggctgcaggCTGTTTTAGCGATCCAGGATCAGATGCCAACCAGGGACCATGCTGTGGATTACACTGGGAGGAGGGACCTAATAGTATTCTCACAAACATCTCTCTCTCAGTATCAAACTGCCAGGAAATAGTATAAGCCAAGACCAAGCACCTTTGGATCTGCAGCCCATCATGGAAAATCACCACCATCTTCCAACCAAAAAGAGAGCCAAGTGTGCTATCCTCATGGAAACCAGACTCAAGAGACCAGGGGGGCTAAAGGAGAGAACATATGCGGTTCTGATGTGGTCCTCAGCCTGTCATGCAGGGCAGACTGGCATAATTTTGTTCTTGGTAAACACCTCTGCCTGACTGGAAGTGCAGATGTTTCAGCTAGATTCCCGCACAGCTCAAGACATTGggacaagaaaaaataaattggagAAGTTCCTGAATCATTCTTCTTCCAAGGGAGCCAAATtaaaaatccctccctccccaccatggGCTCTATACTCTGCCCTGGCATCTCAGCAGCATGAGGACTGATCCCTAGAAACCCTATTCAGAACACTAGTTCCAGTGCTATGATTCCAGGCACTGCATTCCACTCTGTATTTTTTAGGTACAAACACGTGTGATAGCCACAGAGCTTTTAACTAGCAAAGCATGGATAAAACCAGACAGGAAGTAGGAGGGGGCCTATGCTTAAACTTAGAGACATTATATGAATTGCTGGAAGACCAGAGCGCAAAGCGTAGGAGAGTTTCTTCCTTGGGATATTTCAGACAGCAGCTGATGAGGCCTCACACTCCTGCCATGGGAATGAAGTGATCAGGGGATCTTACTTTTGTAGATTTTTCTTGTTCATCTCCAAGAAAAGCATCCTGTCCAATCTTGTGCAGGTAAGATACCAAATGTCAAGGTTAGGTCTGAGGTCACAGTATATTTTTAGTGGGACACCAGGTAGTGTCAGGgtagagaagacaatggacagatcTGAATCTGTGAAAAGAGAAAGATGAGAATATAACATGAGACATGAGCTCATCAGTTTGGGGACACCTCAGCCAAAACTCTTGGAATGTTCACGCATCCCAAAACTGCAGGGAAATTGGCCATAACCCAAATATAAGAAATGCTGACCCAGCTTGTGTGCTTGAGTTTTCTGCAGTGTGTAGGTATGGACAGGGCAAGCAGAATTTGTTTTGGAAGCAGGTACTCACCGGGTTGGATCTTGCTGCAAGCCAAACACTTCTGCCACACTCACAACATTGTGTTTGTTCTCAGGGCCCCCATAACTCAGGGTGACCTGAAAAAGCAAACGTAAAGTCAGAACCTGCAACATAGCAGAGAGTGACTGAGTGGAAGAGGTCTTAATGAGGGATAAGGAGGAGGATCTAAAGGGAAAGGGACATCCTAGGTGATCTGGGTGTCAGAAGTTACACATAAAAGGTGATAGTTCGCTTTGTCATAACGGTTCACTGAGGATAGAAGCCTTTTGAGAGAACCTGCTGACTATCCAAAGCAGAACAGGAAAAAGAAATCAGACAGAGCGAGGGAGACAAGAAAAGCTTAGATAAGCAGCCTTGGAAAACCATTCTTCCATACGGAGGCTGCATTACATATTTCCTAAATCTAAAGCCTAAGAGTTCAGTTCTCTGATAATCTTTAGGAGCAACAAGATTTTCTGATTAGCTGTTAAAGTTAATATCAGGAGAAAGGGTGATCACAAAGGGAGGGCCAGATTCATCACCACTTACTTCTGGTGTGATTACACCAGATCTGAATGTGGCCCTAAAAGTGCATTTTTATTGCCTAATAAAACTGTTAGAACAATTTGAATGGGTATTCTGTGGGTGGGAAACTGTGTTCTTGTTTAGGGTGTACGTAGATAAGTAGTGGAGGAATTTTAGTTTGGGGCAGCTTTACAGCACCACCTATTGTCCATCAAAGAAAATGCTGTAGaagtaattattttaaaacaagcttATGTAATTTCGTGTGCCTCAGGACTGGAAAGGAAGAAGACAGAGGTGGCAAGGTAAcagcatggctggggctggaagggacagtCAAAGAAGGGGAGAACTAAAGGTGACCCAGCTGGCCAGGACGGAAATGTGCCTGTTATCCAAATGCAGGAGGTGGACATGGGACTGCCCTGGTCAACTACATAAGCAGCTTTGAGTAATGGTGAAATTACATGCCTGATACCATCTGCCTTTCCTgaaaaccagggagaaggtaaCTGCACCTGCACAGATGATTTCTTTTGATCAGACTGAGGAGCGTCTCAAAGGtctgggcctgctttgagcaaggcACAAGGCTTCGCCTTACCTGCTGCAGCACTGACTCGCCTCGTAGTCTCTGCAGATTCTCCAGATGGGAATGGAACAAGGGGCTGTGCAGCAGCTTCACCTCCAGCAGCCCCTCGATGATGTAACCGATGGTGCAGTCATCAGGAAGACGCACCCTCTCTGCAGTGCTGATGAAGTTACCCAAGCTGTCAGGAGAGAGGATGGAGTTGGAGAGTCAAATGCACGCTTAATCCTATCAAAGCCATGGGGTCTCTACTACTGAGGTGCATTTACCTGGCCCAGGGACTCATCTTCAGGGCAAGGCCCCTGCTGATACAGAACCCTGCTCCACCTGTGGCAAACCAGAACTTCACAGTTGTCTAGTGAACAGCaaaagcaacaagaaaaaaaagagacACTTGTTAATGATACTCAGCTTTTCCCATCTGCCTGGGTAGGGAAAAGGATCTTCTGTTCTGCAGCACATTGGACACATGATCTGAGCAAATATCTGGACTTTGGGCTACCCCTGCCGCTTTGAACTCCTGGAAGCTAGACATTCTCTCATAAGGCAACTCTTACCACCTTGCAGCTGCCACCACAGGGCCAGTGGAGTCTGAGTGAAACAGGGAGCACACAGGGAATGGAAAACCAGAGTCCCAGTGGAGAACTGAGGAGAAGCCCCACTCCCCTGTGCAAGCCTCTGTATGGTGATTCTGCCCTCCAGAGTCATAGCCCGGCACAAGCTTCTCTGGGGAAATCAGAGGAGCCCTGCTGGAGCCAAGTGATTAAGGCTGAGGAGACTACTTGATCATGCAGGGTTTTTCATAACAGGCCAGTTCACCTGGTTGCATTGCCAGGGAATTTATCTGCTGGCCTGGCAACTTGGTACTTGCTCCTCAAGATAGAAATGCTCATGTATCTTGTGACTGAGACACACTGGGGCGCCAGGGAAATGATTGCTCAATACTGGAAGTGACCAGTCACAGAGCGATTGTCTAATCTCCTGAGGTTAGCTCAGGATGGCAGCAGATGAAGTACTGAGATGTTACTTTCTAGGAGAGAAAGCCTGACATTCAGAGGactctacagttttgactggacttttcCTGCCTATGCTGATTGGCTGTCTGCTCcggccctctccctcccaccttcTCCTCCCTTAATCTCCTCATATTAGCTTCATACCACACTTGTccctcttaccctcttctcccctgaCCTGTTCCCTTCCTCTTCCCTGCCCTTCAGTGtcccctctcccatcacctttatttccatttcacagattCCCTCCTAActacctcccccccaaaaaagccattgaactaacatgatgtttgctgccaccacattgttcactctacttccgtgttctaccccttcccccaccccctgtctgtcTCGTCTGttttgactgtaagctctttgggggcaggggctggctactactgctgtgtttgtacagtgcctagcacaacggggtcctatTCTTGGTTGGTATATAGGCATTACTGtaaaaacatgattaataatcATAAGTAAAAGAGGATCAAAATGAAGGCTCCCAGAACTGAATAGCGATAACTGCAGAAactgacctggctgaggggtTCTAAGGGAGCATTCCTCACACCCAAATGTTGAAGTAGGGGGAGCCTGTTCTCCCACAGCTACCCGTGAAGGGAGAAGAATCCCTGTTCAGCTCACAAGACCATTTGTAAATTGCAAATTAACTCAGAGGTTTTGTACATGGGATCTTGTGAACTGTTCGCTcagaggctgtgggaggggggcagaagggaCAGTTACAGAGCATGCTTACTGATCCATCACTCCGGACATGGTCAGCTGCCTCAATGGGGTGGTCCAGGCTTGGCCTCCCCACATATACATCCTGGCTGTGTGAGAAGGCAGACAAGAGGCGCAGGAGATTCTGTGGATTCACATAGTTGTCATCATCCACATGGCAAAACCATCTGCAgacaaagcagggcagacacagtCACACAGCCGAGGCACTGAGGAAGCGATGTAAAGTTTCTATGTACTGAGTTCTCTTCAGTGAAGATCTTAGTCTCTCAGATTTGGGGCAAAGCGACTGGAAAAAAAAAGGCCCTCAGACTGAAAATGCAGAAGTTAGAAGCCAAAGCTGCCAATACTTCTCAACTCTAGGAGAGAGGCTGAAGTCAGTAGGCCGCTTGTGAGCTCTTCCTCCCTGTAGCCTTTTACCTGACTCTTGTCTAGAAGTGCTTCTCTTTCTGCTGCTACCCCTTCTCTATGCTCATCACCACCACCCTCTGGGATCACAGCCTGGATCATGCTCACTCACTACTGGAACTAGAAAGGAGAATGTTGGGACCTCCCTGGAACTCAGAATTGGAGTGAACAAAGCTACAGTTGGAACAATGAGTCTCACATACTTTCTCCCAGATTCGAGGAATTTATCGTATTCCACAGACATCTTGCAGCAGAGTGCCTGGCGGGTGTGAACAGCAGAGCAGTTGGTGTTGATCATGTGATCTCCTAAGGAAATGAAGGTCAAAATGGTCAAGATTGGGGTGAATGCATAATCTGGGAGAGAGAGCATGTGCACCTCTGGAGCACGAACCTGAAACATGGACATGGTTCACATGCAATGCACATGTAGAGAGCTGCATGTAGGGTGTGTGGTGCTTACAGAGTGAGCATGTAGCACATAGGGTGAAGAGCACGTGAATATGGAGCCAGACAGCAGGGAAGATGAGCCATGTACAGGGACAGTGCGCAAGGGGGCTCGTGTACATTAACCCTCAAACAGCTACACTGAAACTTgcaaacagaaaggaaaaaagtgaaTGTGAAGATTAACCCAGTGAATGATGTCGATGAAGGTCCTACAAATCCAAATCAGGAAAGAAGGAAACAGCATTTCCCCCCTCTGAGCTTCCAGCTCCCTTTCACCAATCACATGCACAGCACAGAATGAGGCTCCTCGAGGGAGAAGATGGCAGCAAGTCAGCATCCGTAGTCAAAGGAGCAAGTGTGCATCTGAACTACACGGCTTACCTGCTCTTAGGCGCAGTTCACGGTCCTCCCAATCTGTGAATATAAACGTCTGTGGGAGACACaaagacattaggaaaaaagggGCTTCCCTTTCCAAAGATTTCAGAAATGGACCAATTAATTTTAGCTTCACTCAGTCCCCCATTAGAATTGCTAgtaatttatctagttatttttcagTGGCCATTGTGAAAAGAACTGGTGTTAACTTGGTCTGTTGCCTATTGGATTGGTTTCTACATCAGAAAAACCACCAGCACATTCAGTATTGACTGGATCCCTCACTGGCAATTTTAGCAGAGAATCCAAGACAGAACTACCCTTCTGtctcagggcagggctgaggcatCCCAAATTCAGGAACAAGCTGTTTTTCAGGAGTTTCTTCCTCTGCAATCTCCTCTTCCACCCCATCCTAAAAGATAGCACACCTGCTCGGCTGGATATTGCCCCAGATAGTCAATGGGCCTAGAGGAATCAACAGAATTCTGGGGAAGAATGAAAGTAAGGGAAAAAAAGATCCACTTGGTAGCAATATCCTGCCCCTGACAGGTGGAGAAGATTCAAAACATCTGGATAGGCTTTTGTTAATCTCCGCAAATGCATTGAAACTTCTACATTAAGGGACAGATTCTATGCTACATCTCATACAAAGACCCAGTCACTGTACTGAAGAGCATATTGTCTGAAAGTATTGGCTCAGACACATCAGCACTAGCATCAGGAATTGTGGATGACTATGCAATGGCTCCCTCCATTATACCAAGCTTGGCACATTTTCTCCAGCTGCAGCTTCTCTCTGGacctgtagccttttattttaagtgaatttaggGATGTTATCTTACACCACTGTGGATTCAGCTCTGGTTGCTAGTTTCAAGCTCAACAGAGTCTGCCTTGCAAGTTTTATTAGAGTCACACGCAAGGTTATAATTATCCAAGCATATATCAATCCCAAGAACACTCCTGCACAAGTTGCAGACCCCAGGCCGCAAGAAGACAGATTGTGCATCCAGACTAATGTTCTACCACCTAGTAGCAGCTCATCTTAGGCTTTTGGTCAGACGGACTATTTACAGGAACGCAGTTCCTAATCCTGCAGGAAGAACATGTTTAATGAACTGGTAGGGAATACACAGAGTGAAATTGCAGCATGACCATGGAGGGCAGTGGGATTATGGCAGATCTTGAACCTGCAGTCACAGAGAGAGGGGCTCCCACTATAATTGTCCTATCCCTGTGAGGAAGATCTCTCACCTGTCTTTTGGCCTGTGAAATCCAGGTTTGGAAGAGCAAGTCCAGCCTAGTTTTATGATACTTTCTTGTAGTTTtcacagcaataaaaatatcCTTCAGCTCCAGATTCTCCTTAATGGAATCACCTGCAGGTCCATGGTGGTCCTTCAACATAGTTTGAAGAGGACTGGTGGGGCTCCCATCCTGCTCCTCAAGTTTAAGGCTGGATCCCCCAGCACGTAGGCTGTAATCCCCCCATTTTTCTACAGTTTCATCTTTCACACTGTGTGCAATATCAGTTCCCTCACTGTCCAAATGGCCtgttgagctgggctctgcctgcgGGTGGTGGAACTCACTTTTGCAGGAAGCATTAAAAGGATGTGGTGGACGGGGTTGTGGATAGCCCCTATGTCTCCAGGTAGTCTGGAATTTGGGGATTAGCAGGAGAAGGAAAGCACAGAAGGTCACGGACAGCAGGAAGCAGATTTTACTGAGCCCAATGCAGGAAAGTGTCATTCTTCAGCCCCCAGGGCCCCTGCCATGTTGTACAGTTGGGACATTGCGTCACAGAGAATGGATCACAGCTCTGCAGGAGAGAATAGGAGAGGTTGAGGGCTCTGTGAGACAGACTTGCATCACAGTCTTGCTATATTTTGTTTACAAACCACGGAACCAGCAGAGCTAGGTGTGTTCTATGCCTGGAACATCTGCTTGCCTCTGCCCCATGAAACCTCACTTTCCTCTTTTACATGCTACCTCAAGACACTTCTTTTTCCCTAGTCACCCTTTCCCCAGTGCACATACATTGCTGTCCCTAGTCACCATAACCTCAGCACCAGCCCAGTCATACTAACACCAACACCCACTCTCAGTTATAGGTATTGCTGTATTGATAATGGTATCTCTGTCACTCTCTGACCTTGTTTCAAATCCCTTGCTTGCTGCTACAACAGTAGACGGTTAAttgtgttttggggttttgtaTCAAGTTATTATTCACTTCCACTGTAACAGCTATCATTAAAAACTTAACTTTTTATTAAACacacagaaaaaggaaaaacacttAAAAGCATTTGAAATTTAAGGAGTTAAGTAAAATCTGTATTTAAAGAACTTCCCTTATTCTCTTTCTGTGTATAGTTTAAAAGGGGGACGTCCCTTGTTTGATCATCTTTTTAAGTAGTATTAAAGATGATTTTAACTGTCCATGTTGGGgacaagtgaaaaaaaaaatcagtttagacTGTCTTGATTTGTTCATAGTCAAAcattttaagtccagaaggaaccattataatCCTCTGAGTCTAGTCTGATCTGCACAACACAGGCAAAAGAACCACACCtactaatttctgcatcaagatCATAGCTTTTATTTGAGTCATAGCacatctttcagaaagacatccagtcttcaCTTAAAGTTGTTGCTGTTTCCTTCAAGACAAAACACAcatgaagagagaaagaaaaactaGCAAAGGTAGAAAGTGCAGCTTCTATTTCagtggagttttttgtttgtaaatCAGTTGCTGGAAAGTTATAGTCACAGCATACTGTCTTATTAGACTGTCAGATTTAGCAAACTTTTACTAGTTGGGCTAAGAACATTGTTTACAGTTTGCCTTTTCATTACAGTAGTGTTGCAAAAGATGGATTTGTCTTGGCTGGCTaaaccagactcttattagatAGAAGACCAAAAGGAAatgatcagaaagaaaaaagatgaAGAAGGAAGATGTCACCCAAGAGATGGTGTGGCAACAGGCAGTTCTGTTTCACATCCCATGTGGAGTTCAGGATTCAGCAGAACCAGATGTAGGTGCTGATGTCACTGATTTCCTCTTTTTCAAGGTATATGTTATTGCCCCAAGCAGGTGGCAACAGCCATGACTGTAAACCTTGCTCTTCACCTGCAAGCTGTTCCATCCacaggttcatagattcatagattctaggactggaagggacctcgagaggtcatcgagtccagtcccctgcccgcatggcaggaccaaatactgtctagaccatccctgatagacatttatctaacctactcttaaatatctccagagatggagattccacaacctccctaggcaatttattccagtgtttaaccaccctgacagttaggaactttttcctaatgtccaacctagacctcccttgctgcagtttaagcccattgcttcttgttctatcctcagaggctaaggtgaacaagttttctccctcctccttatgacacccttttagatacctgaaaactgctatcatgtcccctctcagtcttctcttttccaaactaaacaaacccaattctttcagccttccttcataggtcatgttctcaagacctttaatcattcttgttgctcttctctggaccctttccaatttctccacatctttcttgaaatgcggtgcccagaactggacacaatactccagctgaggcctaaccagagcagagtagagcggaagaatgacttctcgtgtcttgctcacaacacacctgttaatacatcccagaatcatgtttgctttttttgcaacagcatcacactgttgactcatatt
Coding sequences within:
- the RFNG gene encoding beta-1,3-N-acetylglucosaminyltransferase radical fringe isoform X2, producing the protein MTLSCIGLSKICFLLSVTFCAFLLLLIPKFQTTWRHRGYPQPRPPHPFNASCKSEFHHPQAEPSSTGHLDSEGTDIAHSVKDETVEKWGDYSLRAGGSSLKLEEQDGSPTSPLQTMLKDHHGPAGDSIKENLELKDIFIAVKTTRKYHKTRLDLLFQTWISQAKRQTFIFTDWEDRELRLRADHMINTNCSAVHTRQALCCKMSVEYDKFLESGRKWFCHVDDDNYVNPQNLLRLLSAFSHSQDVYVGRPSLDHPIEAADHVRSDGSTTVKFWFATGGAGFCISRGLALKMSPWASLGNFISTAERVRLPDDCTIGYIIEGLLEVKLLHSPLFHSHLENLQRLRGESVLQQVTLSYGGPENKHNVVSVAEVFGLQQDPTRFRSVHCLLYPDTTWCPTKNIL
- the RFNG gene encoding beta-1,3-N-acetylglucosaminyltransferase radical fringe isoform X1 is translated as MTLSCIGLSKICFLLSVTFCAFLLLLIPKFQTTWRHRGYPQPRPPHPFNASCKSEFHHPQAEPSSTGHLDSEGTDIAHSVKDETVEKWGDYSLRAGGSSLKLEEQDGSPTSPLQTMLKDHHGPAGDSIKENLELKDIFIAVKTTRKYHKTRLDLLFQTWISQAKRQTFIFTDWEDRELRLRAGDHMINTNCSAVHTRQALCCKMSVEYDKFLESGRKWFCHVDDDNYVNPQNLLRLLSAFSHSQDVYVGRPSLDHPIEAADHVRSDGSTTVKFWFATGGAGFCISRGLALKMSPWASLGNFISTAERVRLPDDCTIGYIIEGLLEVKLLHSPLFHSHLENLQRLRGESVLQQVTLSYGGPENKHNVVSVAEVFGLQQDPTRFRSVHCLLYPDTTWCPTKNIL